From a single Leopardus geoffroyi isolate Oge1 chromosome E1, O.geoffroyi_Oge1_pat1.0, whole genome shotgun sequence genomic region:
- the TSEN54 gene encoding tRNA-splicing endonuclease subunit Sen54, producing MEPDPAEVEVPAGRVLSARELLAARSRSQKLPPRSHGPKDFLPDGSVAQAERLRQCREELWQLLAEERVERLGSLVAAEWRPEEGFVELKSPAGKFWQTMGFSEQGRQRLHPEEALYLLECGSIQLFHQDLPLSIQEAYQLLLTEDTMTFLQYQVFSHLKRLGYVVRRFQPSSILSPYERQLNLDGSALCLEDRNGKRKRRSSSSRSINKKAKALENPLQGVDETTESLTTSSPPPCNQNSRCPEEKPQESSPVKGPTGPSLPLGALEPWPGLANKGGGCSQQSGKVENGVKGVRKPRWNFEQISFPNMASDSRHTLLLAPAPELLPANVAGRETDAESWCQKLNQRKEKLSRREREQQAEAQRFREDVNADPEVQCCSSWQEYKQLLQRRHLQKSQSRPAHLWDQPVHPLLSPGQADSPATVLQHISVLQTTHLVDGGTWLLEKSGGLEISFDIYQADAVATFRKNNPGKPYARMCISGFDEPVPDLCTLKRLSYQSGDVPLIFALVDHGDISFYSFRDFTLPRDLEH from the exons ATGGAGCCCGACCCCGCCGAGGTGGAGGTTCCCGCCGGGCGCGTGCTCAG tgCCCGGGAGCTCCTCGCCGCCCGCTCGCGGTCCCAGAAGCTGCCTCCGCGCTCGCATGGGCCCAAGGACTTCCTCCCCGACGGCTCGGTGGCCCAGGCCGAGAGGCTGCGCCAGTGCCGCGAGGAGCTGTGGCAGCTGCTGGCGGAGGAGCGCGTGGAGCGCCT GGGCAGTTTGGTGGCTGCCGAGTGGAGACCGGAAGAGGGCTTCGTGGAATTGAAGTCTCCAGCG GGTAAATTCTGGCAGACCATGGGCTTCTCAGAGCAGGGCCGGCAGCGGCTTCACCCCGAAGAGGCCTTATATCTGCtggagtgt GGCTCCATCCAGCTTTTCCACCAAGACCTGCCACTGTCTATTCAGGAGGCCTACCAGCTACTGCTGACTGAGGACACCATGACTTTCCTGCAATACCAG GTCTTCAGCCACCTGAAGAGACTGGGCTATGTGGTTCGACGATTCCAACCAAG CTCCATCCTGTCCCCTTATGAGAGACAGCTGAACTTGGATGGCAGTGCCCTGTGCTTGGAGGATCGGAATggcaagaggaagaggaggagctcCAGCTCTCG GTCCATTAATAAGAAGGCCAAGGCCCTGGAGAATCCCCTACAGGGGGTGGATGAGACAACTGAGAGCCTGACAACCTCCAGCCCACCTCCCTGCAACCAGAACAGCCGATGCCCAGAGGAGAAACCTCAAGAGTCAAGCCCTGTAAAGGGTCCAACGGGTCCCTCTCTGCCTTTGGGAGCCCTGgagccctggcctggcctggccaaCAAGGGGGGTGGGTGCAGCCAGCAGAGTGGCAAAGTAGAGAATGGGGTCAAGGGGGTTCGTAAGCCACGCTGGAACTTTGAGCAGATTTCCTTCCCCAACATGGCTTCAGACAGCCGCCACACCCTCCTgctggccccagccccagagctgCTCCCAGCGAACGTCGCTGGGCGGGAGACAGATGCTGAATCCTGGTGCCAGAAGCTGAACCAAAGGAAGGAGAAGCTCTCCAGGCGAGAACGGGAGCAACAAGCAGAGGCCCAACGCTTCCGGGAAGATGTAAACGCAGATCCCGAGGTGCAGTGCTGCTCCAGCTGGCAGGAGTACAAGCAGCTGCTGCAGCGGAGGCACCTGCAGAAGAGCCAGAGCCGCCCCGCACACCTGTGGGACCAGCCGGTCCACCCCTTGCTGAGTCCTGGCCAGGCAGACTCCCCAG CCACAGTGCTTCAACATATCTCTGTGCTGCAGACCACACACCTCGTCGATGGAGGTACATG GTTGCTAGAGAAGTCTGGAGGCTTGGAGATCAGCTTTGACATTTACCAGGCTGATGCTGTGGCCACATTCCGAAAGAATAACCCTGGCAAGCCCTACGCCCGGATGTGCATTAGTGG ATTTGATGAGCCAGTTCCAGATCTCTGTACCCTCAAGCGGTTGTCCTACCAGAGTGGGGACGTTCCTCTGATCTTTGCCCTGGTGGATCATGGAGACATCTCCTTCTACAGCTTCAGGGACTTCACGCTGCCCAGGGATCTGGAACACTGA